A single region of the Changchengzhania lutea genome encodes:
- a CDS encoding response regulator transcription factor, whose translation MDIAEEGKKGLEMALSGEYDLLLLDWMVPGISGIEICRQFRKEFQETPVIFLTAKDTLDETIFGLQTGANDYIKKPFHFEELLERIKVQLRPKSGEHSIFKLGEITLNTATHQVFKSEEEIAQTQEEFALLEYLIRNKGLVCRRSRIIESVWDIHFDYNTGVIDVFINALRKKLKLGKDDNYIQTIRFSTFPCIP comes from the coding sequence GTGGACATAGCCGAAGAAGGCAAAAAAGGGCTTGAAATGGCTCTTTCTGGAGAATATGATTTATTGTTATTGGATTGGATGGTGCCAGGTATAAGTGGTATAGAAATCTGTCGCCAATTCCGAAAGGAGTTTCAAGAAACACCCGTTATCTTTTTAACAGCGAAAGACACACTAGACGAGACTATTTTTGGACTTCAAACTGGTGCTAACGACTATATAAAAAAGCCCTTTCATTTTGAAGAACTATTAGAACGAATCAAAGTACAATTGCGACCAAAATCTGGTGAACATTCCATCTTTAAACTTGGCGAAATCACGCTGAACACTGCAACACATCAAGTCTTTAAATCTGAAGAAGAAATAGCCCAAACCCAAGAAGAATTTGCCTTATTGGAATATCTAATACGTAACAAAGGGTTAGTGTGCCGAAGGTCACGAATTATTGAAAGCGTTTGGGACATTCATTTTGACTACAATACTGGTGTTATAGATGTGTTTATCAACGCACTTCGTAAAAAACTAAAATTAGGAAAAGACGATAATTACATCCAGACCATTAGGTTCAGCACCTTTCCCTGCATTCCGTAA